GTATTGATCCGGCCCCGCCATCGGCGTCGGCTGTGTCATTGCGAAAGCTGCTGCTCCAGTCATTCGCGGGCGTGCTCAGCAAGTCAGGGGCTGCGGTGATCACGGCCAGTGACGGCAGTCAGTATGCATTGGAATCCGCTCGATGGAAGAACGGAGCGTTCACTTATGTTGTCCGTGAAGGACTGACCGATCGCAAGGCGGATCTGAATGAAGATCAGCAAATCACGGCGGAAGAACTTCATCGATACGTCACTCAGCGAGTCACCGAGTTGACACAAGGAGCACAGATACCTCAGCAAAAACGCGAGACGGAATTCGATCCTGTGATTTTGAAGTGGTAGACTGCACCTGTTCGGTTGTTCAGTGCTTCCTGCCAGGTGCTTCTTCAAGACGTCAGCGATGACGGCCCCACGGTACTGGTGTTTGTTGAAGGTTGACGGCAAACCGTGTTTTTTGGCTTTTACGGATCGTCTGGTCTCGGGGCCGCAGTTCCGGAACGATTCGCGAATTTCTGCGAACAGCGGGTGCTGGCGGTCGTTTCATCGCCTAATCACATCGATACTTAGGGATACCCGGCGGTAACTCCAGTGCTGGCCGTACGTCACCGGATCGGTTCAGGTCGAAATCCCGGACCAGTCATGAAGCTCGTTGACCTGTCAACGCTGGGACATGACGATAGGGGCAGGTTCGTATTCGAAGCGGGCGTGCTGCGCTGTTGCGGGTCAGTGAACACCGGCAACAGAATCGTCATTTTCAACGAGGTTGGTCAATGCTGTGCCGAACGTTTTTGTTCATCCTGCCGTTGCTGTTTCATTCGTCCGTTCGCTGCGATGAAGCCGTGGACAACTCGCAGGCCGCTGAACAGGACTCAGAGAATCTTCGGAAGCAACGCGACGATCTGTGGCGGCAAGCGAACGCCGCTCGTCAGGAAACGCACTTTGCGGAAGCCATCGGCTTCGGGGAAAGAATGCTCGCCGTAGAAAAGGCGTGGTTGGGCGACGAGGACAGCGAGGTCACGGCAACGATCGCATGGCTGGCCGGTGTTGATGAGCAGGCCGGAAATTGGGAGTCGGCAATCGCACGACGGAGAACAGCGTGGGACCGTCGCATTGCGGCGCTGGGTAATGATGCCTATCAGACGATCGACGCTCGACTTGCCTGGGAACACAGCCGCCTGCTGTCACAGCTTACCGATACGCAACGCAGCGATCTGCAACGTGCTGAACACCTCCTAAGCCAAGGCAGGAAGGCCTATCGAGTAGGACAGCATACAGACGCATTTGACGCGACGTTAGAAGCCAGTCAGATTTTCAAAGTAGTTCTAGGCGAGGAGCACCGGGTCTACGCCAACACGCTCAACACCATCGGGGCGTTCTACACGAAGCTGGGGGATTACGGGCGTGCCGAAGCACTCTTAGAACAAACTCGTGTTGTCAGGAAGAAAGTCTTGGGCGAACAGCATCCGGAATTTGCGAGTGGCTTGAACGACCTCGCTGGCGTGTGTAAGGCGATACGAAAATACGCAACAGCCGAACGGCTCTATAAGCAGGCTCGCCCTATCTGGAAAAAAACTCGAGGCGAAGATCATCCGGACTACGCCAATAGCCTCCTCAATCTCGCAGACCTCTACGAGTTGATGGGGGATTACCCCAAAGCCTTACCGCTTGTTGAGCAAGCTCTCAAGATTAGGAAGAAAGTCTTCGGCGAAGACCATCCAGACTACGCCACCGGCCTGCACATCCTTGCTCGCTTGAATCGTTTGATGTGTGATTACGCCAAAGCCGAATCACACTTTGAGCAAGCACTGGAGATCAGAAAAAGAGCCCTCGGCGAAGAGCATCCGGAGTACACCAACAGCCTGAACAGTCTCGCAGTCCTGTATAAGGAGATCGGTGACTACGCAAAAGCCTTACCGCTTTATGAGCAGGCTCTCGAGATCGAGAAGAGAGTCGGCGGCGAAGAGCATTTGAGCTATGCCACAATGCTATTCAATCTCGCTAGCCTGTATGAGGCGGTAGGTGATTATGCCAAAGCCGTGCCGCTCTATCAGCAGTCTCGCGACATCAGAAAGAGAGTCGGCGGCGAAGAGCATCCGGACTACGTTAACAGCCTGTCCAAGTTCGCTAGTCTGTATGAGGTGATCGGTGACTATGGCAAAGCCCTGCCGCTCTATGAGCAATGTCGCGACATCACGATGAGAGTCCTCGGCGACGAGCATCCCAACTACGCCACGATCCTGAACAATCTCGCTGTATGCCATATGTCGATGAGTGATTACGGCAACGCCTTACCACTTCTTGAGCAAGCTCTCAGGATTAGGAAGAAAGTCTTCGGCGAACATCATCCGGAGTACACCCAAAGCCTGGAGAATGTCGCTTCCCTACATTCATTGTTAGGGGAATACGCAAAAGCCGAGCCGCTCTTTGAGCAAGCTCTTAAGATCAGAAAAAAGGTCCACGGCAGAGAGCACCCGGACTACGCCACCACACTCGACAACATGGCGTCGGTCTACGAGATGACGGGGGACTACGGGCGTTCCGAACAGTTTGCGTCGGACTCACTGCGATTGACACGATCTCTGCTGGACAGATCTGCCGTCATCCTTTCCGAACGACAGCAACTGGCGATGAGTCAGATGTTGCGACACAGACTTGATAGTTACGTTTCGTTGACGTTGGAGAGTGACGAGTTTCTATCCCAGGCAGCGCGGCAAGTCTTACAGTGGAAAGGCGCTACGCTGGTCCGTCAGCGGTCTATGCGACGGGCGGCGGACGAACCCGGCATCGCGGACGGATTCGCAAAACTGCAGCAGGTCACTCGCCAATTGGCCGCCCTCTCTCGTGCCGCGCCAACGGAAAACATTGCCGACTGGAAACAGCAGATTTCCCAACTCACCCACGACAAGGAACGACTGGAAGCTCAGCTCAGCCGCGACAGTGCCAGCTTCCGTGCGGCGATGCAGAAAATCAAATTTGAACAGATTCAAGCCGCGATCCCTGCAAATGGTGTTCTGGTCGACTTTCTGCAATTCGAACGATCAACTCCGGCGGAAAGGAAAGGGCAACGGGATAAGACCACTTCTCTGCTGGCGGTCATTGTCAAAGGCGACGGTGAACCTCAGCTTATGGAACTGGGACCGATCGCATCGCTCAGCGAAGCCATCGACACATGGCGACTGACGTTTGGCATGTCCCCGCAGGGAAAACGGGCCGGACTGGCCATCCGTCAGCAGATTTGGGAACCACTGCTGAAGCACATCAACGACGCAAAGACCGTCCTGGTGTCCACGGACGGAGTTCTGGGTCGACTGCCACTGGCGGCATTGCCGGGCACAGAAGCGGGCACCTACCTGATTGAAGACCATCATCTGGCCATGATTCCTGTTCCTCAGTTGTTGCCAGCGTTGGTGAATGATCTGGGAACCAAACAACTGGATCGAGAACTGCTGCTGTTGGGGGATGTGGACTACGATTCGACACAGAGTGAGATCAAGCAGGACGACGGAAAAAAACGGCGGAAGAAACGTCGTCCCGGAAAGAACCGAGCGGATCTGGTTGAGACCGAGTTCAGCCGGTTGCCCGGCACTGCGACCGAAGTGAATGACTTGCAGGTTCTGTATGGCGAATTGTTTGAAGCCGATGACGACGATGTGATGGCTCTGAAGAAAGCGGAGGCCACGGAAGCCAGTATCCGCAGCCTGGCCGGTCAGTTTCGTCACGTGCATCTGGCGACGCACGGGTTTTTCGCATCTGCCGACCACAAATCCGCTTTGTCCACCAATGCCAATCGTTCGGCTATGGACCGTGGCCACCGCACGATTCGTGACAGCGAGGTGACTGGCTGGAACCCCGGACTGCTGTCCGGCCTGGCTCTGGCCGGCGCGAATCTGGAACCAGCTCCAGGACAGGACGACGGCATCCTGACGGCTCAGGAGATCGCCTTTCTGCCGTTGAACGGTGTCGACACAGTGGTGTTGTCGGCGTGTCAAACTGGACTGGGAGAAGCGGCTGGTGGCGAAGGCCTGATTGGCATTCAGCGGTCGTTTCAAATCGCCGGAGTCCGCACGACAGTTGCCAGCCTGTGGAAAGTTGACGACGTCGTGACACAGCGCCTGATGTCGCGTTTCTATCGCAACCTCTGGGACAACGAAATGTCCCGACTGGACGCTCTGCGAGAAGCTCAACTGTACATCCTCAATCATCCCGACAGCATCCGCGGAGCATCAATCACCCCCTCAGACGCCCCCGACCGCACACCACCCTACTTCTGGGCCGCCTTCCAGCTATCCGGCGACTGGCGGTGAGTGAACGGAAGACTTGCGGCAGAGAGACAACGGACAGCCATCCTCGCGCGTCCAACAGCGAATAACACACAGTGTCTTGATACAGATGCGTTGCCCTCAGACGAAAACAAACGGTCAGTAACAAATGAACCCAAAGACTGAAACTAAACTGCTTAGGCTTAGAGATTTTGCATTCGGCATGGGCCTTATTGCACTGACCTGGTACGGCATTGGCTACTTGATCGATGCGAACGCAGCATTGGTTGAACGCCTTGAAACCACCAGCGTGGTGGTCAGCGAAGACGCCTCCCGTTCAGACTTCGAACTGAAGGGGGCAAAAGCTTCGCTGTATAATTTCTCGTACACGTACACAGTCGAGGGGGAGGAATACGAAGGGTCCGATTCCATCTCAAGCCCATTGAGTATTCGAGAACGAACGCTGGACGGAAAAGAGTTGCTAACGGCAACAGCCTACTACGACCCTCAGGATCCGGCTGACAGCTATCTTGAGAAGCCAGACACGTGGTTTGTTGAGAAAATCAGAACCGGAATTGTTGTACTGCTTTCCCTCGGCTCACTAGCCGCCTTGTTTGGCAACCGGGAATCAGAAGAAGCAGAGCGAGTGAAGGCAAAGTCTGCCAAGCAGAGGGAGCAAAGAGCGACTAAGTACGCTCGCATTTCATCCTCAACGTTGCCGGAAAATGTGAACTCTATGAAAGACGGTAACCGGTATCAGGGAATTTGTGGAGCTTGTGAAACTCAGACTGAAGTTCGCTTAACGAAACTCAAAGATTCGTGGTTTGGCATTTGTACGAAGTGCTATTTCTCGAAAGATTGGTGATCAGGAATCCGAAAGCAATTTCACTCCAACCAACGGAAAACGAACGGACCGCATCCCTCAGCGAAGCCATCGACACATGGCGGCTAACGTTCGGCATGTTACCACAGGGAAAACAGGCTGGACTGACTATCCGTCAGCAGATCTGGGAACCGCTGCTGGAACACATCGATGAGGCAAAGACTGTCCTTGTGTCCACCGACGGGGTTCAACCGCAGCGCTGCTCCGGCATTGTTGCTCACTCCGTGAAATTGTTGCTGCCGGAGCATTGTCGCTTCGCTTCCTGGGCTCGCTTCCGCGTTTATCAACGGGCTTCGAGCAACTTTTCTTTCAGAAATTCCTTCGAAAATCTGCTTAACTCACTTCCGTCCGGCTGTCTCAGACAATGAGGGCAGCATTCTTTCCTTGACGAACCCAGTGTGATCTCGTTGATCGCCGCGTCAAACACAAGAAGATCCGAAAGCTGCCTCAGGACCGAATTGGGAGACAGTCATGAGCACGAACATGAATCAATTGCTGGATTACCTGCAGCGGGAAGAGCTGAATGTCGCCGACCACAATGAAGAACACGCATTCTTACGCTTCGACGGCGATAGCGGCGATCAAAAACTCGTGCTGTCCGTTGACGAAGGGCGTTTGTTGCAGAGTTTCGTCTATCCGGCGTTCCGAGTGCCCGAAGGCAGTCGTCCGGATATCGCCATTGCGGTGTCACGGGCCAACTACGGACTCAAGGTCGGCAAGTTTGAACTCGACATGAACGATGGTGAACTCCGCTACCAGGCGGCGTTGCTGTTTGACGGCGATTTGCCAGCCGATAAGGTGATGGACCGAGTCGTGTATGTTGGTCTGAGTATGATGGATCGATACATGCCTGCCTTCATGTCGGTGATCTACGGCAACGAACCTGCCCGTGACGCCGTGGCATTGGTCGAACAGATATGAGCCGCCATGCTGGCCGCTCACGCGTGCTCACCGTAACTCGATCCGTTGTTGCTTTCCTCTGTGAAGCAGCAACGGATTTTTCATGGGTTGGTTTCCACTTATTAGGCTGGACGCCAAATGCAAAAAACTCATGCGGATGCGACTCCTGAAGAAGCAGTGCCTTAGACTAGACCATTGCATGGACCGCTCGTCCCAGAAGCGTTGAGTCACCGGCAAATTGTTCCATCCAGTTGTGCTCAGACTATTGGTTGCTCAGGGTTTTCTTTAGAAATCGAATCCCTTCAGCTTCGGACTCAAAGTCGCCATCTAATTGGGCTTCGAAGCAGGCTCGAAGTACGTCACCAAACCAAACGTCAGGTTGATGGCCCAAGGCAATCAGATGACGTCCAAGGATGATTGGCTGGGGACTGCTCTTTTGAACGTTGAGTTTGCCAGCGATTTCCATCATTTGACGGACCGAATCCGGAAGCCCTCTTGGTAACGGTGGTCGCCCATTCATGTCGGCTTCGACCAGGTGGACGAGCTGTACCATCGTGGCATCGCCGAGCCGGTGCGACAGTCGACGTACAGCTTTGGGCGACTGGGCAGGATTCGCATGCGCCAGATGTTCGGCCACGAGAGGTTCAACGACGACGATGATCGACTCCGGACAACCAATGCTCTCCAGAAACCTGCGAGTCAGCGGTACACCCGCTTCACAATGCCCGCGTGCTCGCCAACGGCCGTCGACGAATTTCGTTGTTGTCGCTTTTCCAAGATCGTGACACAGAGCAGAGAAAATCAGTACGGTTCGATCAAATTCGTCCAGTTCTTCTCGATCGGCAATTGCCGCCGCAGCATCACAAACCAATTGAGTATGTGTCCAAACGTCGCCCTCCGGGTGCCATTCCGGATCCTGCGGCACATCAATCAAAGCAGACAATTCCGGATACAGTTCCAGCCAGCCTGTTGATTCCAGCAATCGCAGACCGCACGAAGGCGTTCGTCCTCGTGTCGCCCATTTATGCCACTCGGCCCAAACACGTTCCCGAGCCAACGTTGAGTATTCCGCACGCAGCGAACGCGCTAAAGACGCGGTGTGAGAATCGATCGACATGTCGAACCGAGCGGCAAACTGCATTCCGCGCAGCACCCGCAAAGGATCTTCGGCAAAATGAGGACTCGTGGCCTTGAGTGTCTTGCTGTTCAGATCTGCCAAGCCGCCGTGAGGATCAAGAATCTCCCCATTGGAAGCACAGCGATAAATGGCGTTCAGTGTATAGTCACGCCGCGCGGCGGCTTCTGCCAAAGTCATCGTGTGATCGACATCGACCTGAAATCCGCGATGCCCCTGTCCTGTCTTGCTTTCGCGTCTGGGCAGCGTGAAATCAAATTCCGTGCCGTCGTTCGCCTTCAGCTTAATGACACCAAACGAGGCACCGACCTGATCAACGCGGCCGAATTTCTCCAGAATCGCCGTCAGGGTGTCAGCATCCAGATCAAAGACTTCGATGTCCAGATCTTTGCAGGGCAGAGACAGGATGTAATCGCGGACGCAGCCGCCAACTTCAAAAGCTCGGCCACCGGATTGAACGATTTCGTTGACGATTGTTGAAAGCATGGTGCTGTTTTGGATTTCGCAGAGTGGAATAGTTCACGGTCAACTGTAGGACGTCGCGTGGTATGCCGATCCAGGACTCGCCGAATTTCTTTCAGTGTGCGAGCGGCGGCGATCTAAATAACCGAGCCTGATTCGTAGACAAAAGTTGGGAGGTTTTTGTTGCGAAAAAGACAGGGAATCCGCATCCTGAAGTTTGTTGTTTGGAACAGCATCAAACTCAAGGAGGGATTCCCATGGAACGAATTGTGCCCGAACTGGGCGCTCGTGACAAGAAACGAATCAAAGGACAGTCGCGTCAGTGTCAGGATGCGGCATTAAAAACCAGGTACTTGATCATTGTGAATCTGATGGACGGTCAAACGGTCGCTCAAACAGCATCGGCGCTCCAGGTGGGACGTTCGACAGTTTACAAGGTGGCAAAACGATTCCGCGAACACCGAGAAGCAGGACTTGTCGACCGGCGTGAGGAAAATGGCCGAAGAAAAATGGACGATGAGTATCTCACGCAACTGCATGAGATCGTTGCCGGTTCGGCTCAGGATTACGGCTGGCGGCGTCCCACGTGGACTCGTGAAATGCCGACAACAACGATGACTCGACTGACGCGCGTTCGCATTCACGTTTCCACGATGAGTCGAGCTCTGAAACAGATTGGAGCCAGGCTCGGGCGCCCCAAGCCTGCCGTTGGCTGCCCGTGGCCGGAAAGGCAGAAAAACAGGCGGTTGCAAGCCATTCAGGAGATTGTTGACCAGCTTCCGAAGGATGAGGTTGCGGTGTACGAAGATGAAGTGGACATCCATCTGAATCCGAAGATCGGTCCGGACTGGATGACACGTGGGCAACAGAAAGAAGTCATGACCCCCGGCAAGAATGAGAAACGTTATCTGGCGGGGGCGTTTGATTCACGGACCAATGAATTGATTTGGGTGGAGGGTGAGAAGAAGAACACATTGCTGTTCATTCAGCTGCTCTGGAAACTTGTGCAACATTTGTGCAACATTACTCGGATGCAAAAGTGATCCATGTGATTCTGGACAACTTTTCGATTCACTCGACAAAGCAGGTGGAAATCAGCCTCGCCACTGAACATGGCCTGCGATTTCGTCTGCACTTCCTGCCGCCATACTGCCCCGATCACAACCGAATCGAGCGTGTGTGGAAGTAGCTGTCCATTTCAGCTTGGAGACTGGTCTTTTTCTGTCGGTTAGATTTTGATACGACAGGTGGATGGACACGGATGTCAGTCAGATCATCGCTGTGGAAGTGAAGCAGCTTGTGCTTAGCCTGCAGCGTGAGGTTGCGGAGCTGCGGGACGAGAACCGGCGGCTGCGTGATCGGATTGAAGAGCTCGAAGGTAAGAACCCCACAGAGCGACTCGACGAGGCGTTTTCGGTGACGGCGGAAGAGAGACGCCGCGCTGAAACGGGCCGCCGAAAAGGTCGCAAAAAACAATCCTCGGCGCGTCGCGGTCGTCGCACAACCGAGCAGAAAGCGGACAACGCCGAACGACGCGAACTCATTCTGCCGGAAGGTTACAACGTCGCAGAGTGCCGTTTCGTTCGGGAACGTTTCGTCTGGAGAGTGATCAACGGCCAAGCCGTGCAGGTCGTCTATGAAATCTATCACGGCCCCAACGGCGAGAAATCCGAAATTCCGGGCGTGTGGCCGCGGTCCGAATTCGGCATTGAAGTTCATATCGCGCTGGCTCGCATTGTGACCATCACGGGACTGTCGATCGACAAGACGTGTGCATTGATTGAATTCTTCTGGAATCTGCCGCTCGGCAAATCCCAGGCGGACGCTCTGTTGAATCAACTGGCACGGCGTTGGGAACAGGAATTCGAATCTCTGTGTGACCTGATGGCGTTCAGTGCGATTGTGCATGCAGACGAAACCAGTTGGAGTATCAACAGCGTGTGGGCTTTTTTGTCGGAGAAGGCGCGCGTGCTGATCTTCGGATGCCGCAAAGACGGCGACACACTGGCTCAGATCCTGTCGAAAGAATTGTTTGGAGGCGTGCTTGTTTCGGACGATGCGGCCGTGTACCGAGGTTTCAGTCACGCACAGAAATGCTGGGCTCACCTGCTGCGGAAGGCCATCCGTCTGACGCTGCTGAAGCCGGACAACGAAGAGTACCAGCGACTGCTCGACGGCCTGCTGGAAATTTTCTACGCGGCCAAACGCCACGCCGCCGATGGTCGTCTTGGCGATGCCGGTCGTGCGGCGAAGGTCGATGAACTTGATAACACGCTGGCGGCTCTGCTGGTGCGTTACTGCGCCGAGGATTCCGATGTTCGGGCGGCCGACTTCGGCAAGGATTTTGACAACCTGGTCTCAGAACTGATTCGGCTGATGACGGAAGAGGAGTTGTTTTGTTTTGTGACAAGCCCGGCCGCGCCAGCAACGAACAACGAAGCGGAACGCAGTCTTCGCGGCGCGGCCATGGACCGTCGCACAGGTCGAACGAGCAAAACATCGAAGGGAGCCCGTCGCCGCAGCATTCTTACAAGCGTCCTGGAATCGCTGAATCTCCATCTGAAAACACCAACGCTCAGTTCCGTGGTGGCCGAGGTCATGACGTGGCAGCAGGATGGATTCAGTCTGTTTGATCGACTGAAACTTGAAGTCGGCCTGACCTCCGCGCCGCCCGGTCAGTCGCGACTGTCCAAACTCGTCCCCGCCAACTGAACACCACACCTCACGCTGCGCACCACGCGGAAATGGACAGCTACTGTGTGGAAAGACCTGCACGCTGACGTGACTCGTAACCATCGGTGTTCAGACATGAGCGAGTTGATGCAGGAAGTCAGATTGTGGCTGCGAAACAGAAACAAGAAACGCCAAGAACAACTCGCCGCATGAGTCGGAATCTGTCCACGAATTGCGCTCGGTTATTTAGGCCCCGCAGTCAGTCAAATCGCCGTAGTGTTCCTCCAGGCAATCCAGCAGCAACTGGCGAATTTGCGGTTGATCGGGTTTCGCTGGCAGGGTGGAAGAATCATACAGCAAATCCAATTGTCGCTCTTTGTCGGCAGCCCATTTCCGAAGATCTTCTTCAGTCACTTCACCACGTCGAATCGCCTTGAGGTTCTCTCTACTGCGTCGCAGATCAATCTCACCGTTCAGGAGAACTTGTTCGCATTCGTCGAGCAGTCTGAAGTGGACCCCATTTATTGGACCACGGGCGAGCGATTCTTAGAGAGAGTCAAAGTCAGGGCCAGCGCATACTAAGTTGTTTTGCCGGTAAGGATTTGCATCAAATAGTCAATGTTCCATCCGGCCATTCTTCTTTTCATGACGTTGCTTTGTTTGCCAGGATGTTTCTTGATGAGGCTGAGTGTGAGTCGTCTGAGCCATGACAAATTGTTCGCGAAGATTCGGTTTCGGACTCGACTCTCATCCTCGCGGTAGGTCATGTCGAGACTCCAGTGCAGCGTGTTTTCTATGGCCCAGTGACCACGAACCGTTGTTGCGAACAGCTCGCCTTTGCGACGCAGACTGCTGATGTAGTAGCGAACGTCAGAATGATGAATGCCGTCCTGCTCGTACATTCGGATCGCCGTTCCGATGGTCTTGAGTCCGGCCCATTTGTGGCCCACGTCAAAATCGACAGGCACGGTCGCCTGATAGTAGATTCTCTGTTCCTGCCGACCGTGTCCCTTCTCTGTTTCTTCATAGCGACTGACGGGACAGCGAGCGAAGTCATCCTCCAGGTGATCGAGAAAAAACTTCTGCACGACCTCATAGAGTTTCGGTTGGTTGCCTTTCAGGGCTAACACATAGTCTGCATTGCCAGACACGATCTGCTGCGCAATGTTTTTTTGACAACCCGCTGCGTCAATCGTAATGATCGCCTCATCGATATTGATTTCGTTCAGTAATTTCGGGATCGCGGTGATCTCGTTCGACTTCTCTTCCGTCGCCACCTGTCCCAGAGAAATCCCCTGATCAGAAGCCCACGCACTCACGATGAACAACGCACCCAGCCCATTCTTTTTGTCATGTGATCGACGGAGTGCTTTGCCATCAATCGCAATCTGTTTTCTGTAGCCTTCTTTCTGTTCGTCGGAAAGTCCTTCCAGCGATTCAATCCATTGCACGAAGCACGCTTGAAAGTCGTTCGGCTTCAGGAGAGAAAGGACGCGCCGGTACGTATCTTTTTTCGGAATGCCATGCGGAAGTGCCAGGTGTTTCTGCAGGCCATCGGCATTCAGTCGCGCCCATTCCGCAATCGCACTGGGGCCGTCGGCGTTGGCCAGCACTCCGCAAATGGCGATCACAATCACATCACCAAGCAGATGCAGACGATTGATGTTGGAACGCGGGTCTTTCAATTGATCAAAGTAATGAACAATGTTTCCTGTCAGCTCCTGGGTGACCGCCAGTTCAACTGTCGACATCTCTTGTCCTCTCCTCGTGAAGTCCGATGTTACGACACGAAAAGACTAACCAATACTCACTTGTCGCGCCAGCCTAAATTGCCCAAAGTGCGCGCTGGCCCTAGAGTCAAAGTGGCTTTGAGCGTTTGGGACGGTAGACGGCCCATGGTGTTTGGCGGTCGAGCGACTGATGACGGCGCTGGTGTCCGTAGTAGTCGAAGTAACTCGTCAGCCCGTTTCTACAATCGGCTCCGGTTGCGTACTCCTTGAGATAGACCTCTTCGTATTTCACGGTTCGCCACAGCCGTTCGATCATCACGTTGTCTATCGCGCGGCCCTTGCCGTCCATACTGATCGCGACGTCCTGTGACTTCAAAGCGCCGGTGAACTCACGGCTTGTAAACTGTGAACCCTGATCGGTATTAAAGATTTCTGGTCTGCCGAATGACGAAAACGCGTTTTCCAAAGCATCCATGCAGAAGTCAACATCCATGCTGTTGGACAGGCGCCACGAAAGAACGTAGCGGCTGTACCAGTCCATCACGGCAACCAGATACAGAAAACCCAACCGCATGGGAATGTACGTAATGTCACAACACCAAACGTGATTTGGACGATTGATTTCAAGGCCACGCAACAAATACGGAAAGACCTGATGACCTTCCATTCGCAGCGTCGTTCGACGTTTGGGGGAGATACCTTCGATGCCCATTTTTCGCATTAAACGTTGGATTCGCTTGCGATTCACCGTCATGCCCTGATCTTCAAAGAAGTCCACCATCTGCCGCGAACCACGATGCGGACGCTTCAAATGTTCTTCGTCCATCAGCCGCATCAGTCTAAGGTTCTCCCCGCTTTCCGGAACAGGTTCGTAGTACACATTGTTGCGATGAAGACCGAGAAGACGACACTGCTCACGAATACTCAGTTGCCGATGATCGAAGTCAATCCACGACCTTGCTTCACTCACTGACTTCGGCCACTTTTTTTTTAAGCCACTCCAGCTGCACTTTGAGACGACCAATCTGCTCGTACAGCTCGGCTGTCTGTGGTTCGTCGGTGACCGCCGGTTTGGTCTTCTTCGTGCCACTGCCAGTCTCGAAGACGCCTTCGGCTCCATCCAGAAGTTGCTTCTTCCAAAGGTTGATCTGAGTCGCATGCAACTTATGCTTCAACGTCAGCTCACTGAT
This DNA window, taken from Fuerstiella marisgermanici, encodes the following:
- a CDS encoding IS66 family transposase, with amino-acid sequence MDTDVSQIIAVEVKQLVLSLQREVAELRDENRRLRDRIEELEGKNPTERLDEAFSVTAEERRRAETGRRKGRKKQSSARRGRRTTEQKADNAERRELILPEGYNVAECRFVRERFVWRVINGQAVQVVYEIYHGPNGEKSEIPGVWPRSEFGIEVHIALARIVTITGLSIDKTCALIEFFWNLPLGKSQADALLNQLARRWEQEFESLCDLMAFSAIVHADETSWSINSVWAFLSEKARVLIFGCRKDGDTLAQILSKELFGGVLVSDDAAVYRGFSHAQKCWAHLLRKAIRLTLLKPDNEEYQRLLDGLLEIFYAAKRHAADGRLGDAGRAAKVDELDNTLAALLVRYCAEDSDVRAADFGKDFDNLVSELIRLMTEEELFCFVTSPAAPATNNEAERSLRGAAMDRRTGRTSKTSKGARRRSILTSVLESLNLHLKTPTLSSVVAEVMTWQQDGFSLFDRLKLEVGLTSAPPGQSRLSKLVPAN
- a CDS encoding ISAs1 family transposase; translation: MSTVELAVTQELTGNIVHYFDQLKDPRSNINRLHLLGDVIVIAICGVLANADGPSAIAEWARLNADGLQKHLALPHGIPKKDTYRRVLSLLKPNDFQACFVQWIESLEGLSDEQKEGYRKQIAIDGKALRRSHDKKNGLGALFIVSAWASDQGISLGQVATEEKSNEITAIPKLLNEINIDEAIITIDAAGCQKNIAQQIVSGNADYVLALKGNQPKLYEVVQKFFLDHLEDDFARCPVSRYEETEKGHGRQEQRIYYQATVPVDFDVGHKWAGLKTIGTAIRMYEQDGIHHSDVRYYISSLRRKGELFATTVRGHWAIENTLHWSLDMTYREDESRVRNRIFANNLSWLRRLTLSLIKKHPGKQSNVMKRRMAGWNIDYLMQILTGKTT
- a CDS encoding IS3 family transposase (programmed frameshift), yielding MSRKRRIFSAPFKAKVALEAIKGHRTISELTLKHKLHATQINLWKKQLLDGAEGVFETGSGTKKTKPAVTDEPQTAELYEQIGRLKVQLEWLKKKVPKSVSEARSWIDFDHRQLSIREQCRLLGLHRNNVYYEPVPESGENLRLMRLMDEEHLKRPHRGSRQMVDFFEDQGMTVNRKRIQRLMRKMGIEGISPKRRTTLRMEGHQVFPYLLRGLEINRPNHVWCCDITYIPMRLGFLYLVAVMDWYSRYVLSWRLSNSMDVDFCMDALENAFSSFGRPEIFNTDQGSQFTSREFTGALKSQDVAISMDGKGRAIDNVMIERLWRTVKYEEVYLKEYATGADCRNGLTSYFDYYGHQRRHQSLDRQTPWAVYRPKRSKPL